One window of Triticum dicoccoides isolate Atlit2015 ecotype Zavitan chromosome 5A, WEW_v2.0, whole genome shotgun sequence genomic DNA carries:
- the LOC119298682 gene encoding calnexin homolog: MEQSVWKREKSDGHEDYGLLVSEPARKYAIVKELDSPVTLKDGAVVLQFEVRLQNGLKCGGPFAAPAPANLVDSLMER, from the exons ATGGAACAAA GTGTATGGAAGCGTGAGAAGAGTGATGGCCATGAAGACTATGGTCTCCTTGTTAGTGAGCCAGCCAGGAAATATGCCATAGTCAAAGAGCTTGACAGCCCTGTTACTTTGAAGGATGGGGCAGTTGTCCTGCAGTTTGAAGTGAGGCTTCAGAATGGCCTCAAGTGTGGAGGTCCGTTCGCCGCTCCCGCTCCAGCAAATTTAGTTGATTCTCTGATGGAGCGCTAA